In Oryza sativa Japonica Group chromosome 11, ASM3414082v1, the following are encoded in one genomic region:
- the LOC9270222 gene encoding protein PYRICULARIA ORYZAE RESISTANCE 21-like isoform X1, whose translation MAEKISTLILKVDLACHKCYNKIRKILCNLQDQERITTISYDTKNNIVVIAGTFDPQRLCCRIRCKGGKIIKDIHIVDAAGGGKPAKMPDSPPPSLPPPVNTGKKKWKKDKRKEIPPPPPLAETPPPMNERPPTPPPVQPPPDRETSAMVPAIVEEEKPRDRVAELEPPSPHKEMPLPQPTTMEMPPPPVTCTPVVEKPRPPPCARPFYPVDMATPTMVEIPSWPAAPAPPSCCAPPPCYQGCYEGCRCGGCGRVYGYSVPSARPPPLLPPPCYSGGGGGGYTPYCGGYSGCRLVNEEDPTACVIM comes from the exons ATCTCCACGCTAATCCTTAAGGTTGACCTCGCTTGCCACAAGTGCTACAATAAAATTCGCAAGATTCTCTGCAATCTCCAAG ACCAGGAGAGGATCACGACGATCTCGTACGACACCAAGAACAacatcgtcgtcatcgccggcaCGTTCGATCCTCAGAGGCTTTGCTGCAGGATCAGATGCAAGGGAGGCAAGATCATCAAGGACATCCAcatcgtcgacgccgccggcggcggcaagccggcGAAAATGCcggactcgccgccgccatcactaCCGCCGCCGGTGAACACCGGCAAGAAGAAGTGGAAGAAGGACAAGCGCAAGGaaattccgccgccgccgccgctggctgaGACGCCACCGCCGATGAATGAGcgaccgccgacgccgccgccagtACAGCCGCCTCCTGACAGGGAGACATCGGCGATGGTGCCGGCGATCGTCGAGGAGGAGAAGCCGAGGGATAGGGTGGCCGAGCTGGAGCCGCCGTCACCGCACAAGGAGATGCCGCTGCCGCAGCCGACGACGATGGagatgccaccgccgccggtcaCGTGCACGCCGGTGGTGGAGaagccgaggccgccgccgtgcgcgagGCCGTTCTACCCGGTGGACATGGCGACGCCGACGATGGTGGAGATCCcgtcgtggccggcggcgcccgcgccgccgtcgtgctgcgcgccgccgccgtgctacCAGGGGTGCTACGAGGGGTGCaggtgcggcggctgcggccgcGTGTACGGCTACTCCGTACCCAgcgccaggccgccgccgctgctgccgccgccgtgctactccggcggcggcggcggcggctacacgCCGTACTGCGGCGGGTACAGCGGCTGCCGCCTCGTCAACGAGGAGGACCCGACGGCTTGCGTCATCATGTGA
- the LOC9270222 gene encoding protein PYRICULARIA ORYZAE RESISTANCE 21-like isoform X2, producing MAEKVIMISTLILKVDLACHKCYNKIRKILCNLQDQERITTISYDTKNNIVVIAGTFDPQRLCCRIRCKGGKIIKDIHIVDAAGGGKPAKMPDSPPPSLPPPVNTGKKKWKKDKRKEIPPPPPLAETPPPMNERPPTPPPVQPPPDRETSAMVPAIVEEEKPRDRVAELEPPSPHKEMPLPQPTTMEMPPPPVTCTPVVEKPRPPPCARPFYPVDMATPTMVEIPSWPAAPAPPSCCAPPPCYQGCYEGCRCGGCGRVYGYSVPSARPPPLLPPPCYSGGGGGGYTPYCGGYSGCRLVNEEDPTACVIM from the exons ATCTCCACGCTAATCCTTAAGGTTGACCTCGCTTGCCACAAGTGCTACAATAAAATTCGCAAGATTCTCTGCAATCTCCAAG ACCAGGAGAGGATCACGACGATCTCGTACGACACCAAGAACAacatcgtcgtcatcgccggcaCGTTCGATCCTCAGAGGCTTTGCTGCAGGATCAGATGCAAGGGAGGCAAGATCATCAAGGACATCCAcatcgtcgacgccgccggcggcggcaagccggcGAAAATGCcggactcgccgccgccatcactaCCGCCGCCGGTGAACACCGGCAAGAAGAAGTGGAAGAAGGACAAGCGCAAGGaaattccgccgccgccgccgctggctgaGACGCCACCGCCGATGAATGAGcgaccgccgacgccgccgccagtACAGCCGCCTCCTGACAGGGAGACATCGGCGATGGTGCCGGCGATCGTCGAGGAGGAGAAGCCGAGGGATAGGGTGGCCGAGCTGGAGCCGCCGTCACCGCACAAGGAGATGCCGCTGCCGCAGCCGACGACGATGGagatgccaccgccgccggtcaCGTGCACGCCGGTGGTGGAGaagccgaggccgccgccgtgcgcgagGCCGTTCTACCCGGTGGACATGGCGACGCCGACGATGGTGGAGATCCcgtcgtggccggcggcgcccgcgccgccgtcgtgctgcgcgccgccgccgtgctacCAGGGGTGCTACGAGGGGTGCaggtgcggcggctgcggccgcGTGTACGGCTACTCCGTACCCAgcgccaggccgccgccgctgctgccgccgccgtgctactccggcggcggcggcggcggctacacgCCGTACTGCGGCGGGTACAGCGGCTGCCGCCTCGTCAACGAGGAGGACCCGACGGCTTGCGTCATCATGTGA
- the LOC4350961 gene encoding vacuolar protein sorting-associated protein 26A: MNYIIGAFKAPCDVFITFADERSRKQVAIKKDNGKTLMVPAFQSLETIAGEVSVAPVPGKRVEHQGVKIELLGQIELYHERGHFYDFTSLVRELEVAGEIYERKTYPFEFSTVEMPYESYNGTNVRLRYILKVTIGRPYATSVVECRDFCVRNYTPLPSINNSIKMEVGIEDCLHIEFEYSKSKYHLKDVIVGKIYFLLVRIKIKNMELEIRRRESTGSGPGTYIETETLAKFELMDGAPVRGESIPVRLFLTPYELTPTYRNINNKFNVKYYLNLVLVDEEDRRYFKQQEITMYRLQETPQSS; the protein is encoded by the exons ATG AATTACATCATCGGAGCATTCAAGGCGCCCTGCGACGTCTTCATCACCTTCGCCGATGAGAGGAGCCGGAAGCAg GTGGCGATCAAGAAGGATAACGGGAAGACGTTGATGGTGCCGGCCTTCCAGAGCCTGGAGACTATTGCAGGAGAG GTGTCGGTAGCGCCCGTTCCAGGTAAAAGGGTGGAGCACCAAGGTGTCAAGATTGAGCTGCTGGGTCAGATAG AGCTGTACCATGAGAGAGGTCACTTCTATGACTTCACTTCGTTAG TGCGAGAGTTAGAGGTTGCTGGTGAAATCTATGAAAGGAAGACTTATCCATTTGAATTCTCTACTGTTGAGATGCCTTATGAGTCGTATAACGGAACAAATGTCAGATTGAG GTACATCCTGAAAGTTACAATTGGCAGACCATATGCTACTAGTGTTGTGGAATGTCGAGATTTCTGT gtAAGGAATTACACTCCTCTTCCTTCAATTAACAATAGCATCAAG ATGGAAGTTGGAATTGAAGATTGTTTGCATATTGAATTTGAGTACAGCAAAAGCAA GTACCATCTCAAGGATGTGATCGTGGGAAAAATCTATTTTCTTCTAGTCAGAATAAAGATAAAGAACATGGAGCTTGAGATTCGTCGGCGGGAATCAACAGGATCTGGGCCTGGCACATATATTGAGACTGAGACACTTGCAAAGTTTGAGTTGATGGATGGCGCTCCCGTAAGAG GTGAGTCTATTCCGGTAAGACTCTTCTTGACACCATATGAGTTGACCCCGACTTACCGCAACATAAACAACAAGTTCAATGTCAAGTACTACCTGAACCTGGTTCTTGTTGACGAGGAAGACCGGAGGTACTTCAAGCAGCAAGAGATCACAATGTACCGCCTTCAAGAAACTCCGCAATCTTCATAA
- the LOC4350962 gene encoding E3 ubiquitin-protein ligase At3g02290 produces the protein MGALCSCLQADYSDHHGHHASPALGGCMCLRCFTQQLINAYTVLFRAGTVHAVSQSIEATPVDSSESSFDTYRSPPRPLPYDDPRFSPPQRDWLVSRHGPSCHSPEESEPLRANDDEEMETPSSTHKSSKTNYDTKMKRSSSTHGEKLPTKEPGNYFTYFSPSAEDEDVCPTCLEDYTSENPRIVMQCSHHFHLGCIYEWMERSEACPVCGKKMEFDETT, from the exons ATGGGAGCTCTTTGTTCATGTTTGCAAGCTGATTATTCCGACCACCATGGGCATCATGCTTCACCGGCATTAGGGGGATGCATGTGCCTCAGATGTTTTACTCAGCAGCTCATCAATGCG taCACTGTTTTATTCCGAGCTGGGACAGTGCACGCAGTTTCTCAGTCTATAGAAGCCACTCCTGTTGATTCATCTGAAAGTTCATTTGACACATATCGTTCACCCCCAAGACCACTTCCATATGATGATCCTAGATTCTCCCCTCCTCAGCGTGATTGGTTAGTGTCAAGGCATGGACCTTCATGCCATTCCCCAGAGGAATCAGAACCACTGAGGGCAAATGATGACGAGGAAATGGAAACACCAAGTTCAACACATAAGTCAAGTAAAACAAACTATGACACAAAAATGAAAAGAAGCAGCTCTACTCATGGAGAGAAGCTGCCAACAAAGGAACCTGGAAATTATTTCACATACTTTTCCCCATCCGCTGAAGATGAAGATGTCTGCCCAACTTGTCTTGAAG ATTATACTTCTGAGAATCCTAGGATAGTAATGCAGTGCTCACATCATTTCCACCTTGGCTGTATTTATGAGTGGATGGAAAGAAgtgaagcatgccctgtttgtggAAAG AAAATGGAGTTTGACGAGACAACATAA
- the LOC4350963 gene encoding protein SPIRAL1-like 2, whose translation MGRGRGVSSGGGQSSLGYLFGGGETAPAAKAKPAAAAEKETTPAPVKKAAVAAAASPSAAEKMKEIPAGIQSTQANNYFRAQGQNCGNFLTDRPSTKVHAAPGGGSSLGYLFGGK comes from the exons atggggagaggaagaggggtgaGCAGCGGGGGAGGGCAGAGCTCGCTGGGCTAcctcttcggcggcggcgagacggctCCCGCGGCGAAGGCGAAGCCGGCTGCAGCGGCGGAGAAGGAGACTACGCCGGCGCCAGtgaagaaggcggcggtggcggcggcggcgtcgccgtcggcagCGGAGAAGATGAAGGAGATCCCCGCGGGGATACAAAGCACCCAGGCCAACAACTACTTCCGGGCGCAGGGCCAGAATTGCGGCAACTTCCTCACG GATCGGCCGTCAACCAAGGTGCACGCTGCTCCGGGCGGCGGCTCGTCGCTCGGCTACCTCTTCGGCGGCAAGTga
- the LOC4350964 gene encoding phosphoserine phosphatase, chloroplastic — translation MAGVISARAGLSHSLSVTQTVPNRPLQASQLATRCTSPSFLSAKLCKTRPLVVVAAMEVSKEAPSADFANRQPSKGVLETWCNADAVCFDVDSTVCLDEGIDELADFCGAGKAVAEWTAKAMTGTVPFEEALAARLSLIKPYLSQVDDCLVKRPPRISPGIADLIKKLKANNTDVFLVSGGFRQMIKPVASELGIPPENIIANQLLFGTSGEYAGFDPTEPTSRSGGKALAVQQIRQNHGYKTLVMIGDGATDLEARQPGGADLFICYAGVQMREAVAAKADWVVIDFQELISELP, via the exons ATGGCTGGTGTGATCAGCGCCCGTGCTGGTCTGAGCCATTCCTTGTCTGTTACTCAGACAGTTCCGAATCGTCCGCTGCAGGCTTCACAATTGGCAACGAGGTGTACAAGCCCATCATTTCTTTCTGCTAAACTTTGCAAGACTCGTCCCCTGGTAGTAGTAGCAGCTATGGAGGTCTCGAAGGAAGCCCCTTCTGCTGACTTTGCCAATCGCCAGCCTTCCAAAG GGGTTCTTGAGACATGGTGCAATGCCGATGCAGTGTGTTTTGATGTTGATAGCACGGTCTGCTTGGATGAGGGTATTGATGAACTCGCTGATTTCTGTGGGGCTGGGAAGGCTGTTGCTGAGTGGACTGCAAA GGCAATGACAGGAACTGTTCCATTTGAGGAGGCACTAGCTGCCAGGCTATCGTTAATTAAGCCATATCTGTCCCAAGTTGATGACTGTTTAGTGAAGAGGCCTCCAAG GATTTCTCCTGGAATTGCTGACTTGATTAAGAAGCTCAAAGCAAATAATACTGATGTATTCCTTGTGTCAGGAGGTTTTCGACAAATGATCAAG ccTGTGGCATCTGAGCTTGGCATTCCTCCTGAAAACATCATTGCAAACCAACTTCTTTTTGGAACATCTGGAGAGTATGCTGGATTTGATCCCACTGAACCCACTTCACGAAGTGGGGGTAAAGCACTAGCAGTCCAACAAATTAGACAG AACCATGGTTATAAGACACTTGTTATGATTGGAGATGGTGCAACTGATCTTGAG GCTCGGCAGCCTGGAGGAGCAGACTTGTTCATCTGTTACGCAGGTGTCCAGATGAGAGAAGCAGTTGCAGCAAAAGCAGATTGGGTTGTCATCGATTTTCAAGAACTAATTTCAGAATTGCCATAA
- the LOC107277659 gene encoding disease resistance protein RGA5-like: protein MEGNGIMVSAATGAMNSLLAKLAALLEEDYQMHKGMKREIAFLKDELSSMNALLEGLADTEATLDPQTKEWRSQVREMSYDIEDCIDEYTRQLRHGRPQRPGGNGIMGFFSGYVQKVKDLVGRHEIAEQIQELKARIVEAGQRRKRYKLDSAVNCKSNHVVPIDRRLPALYAELDALVGIDGPRDEIIKSLDDGEQRMKVVSIVGSGGLGKSTLANQVYQKIGNQFDCKAFVSLSQHPVMGMIFETILYQVNDEVGTIRSGDKEQVINELRAFLKNKRYFIVIDDIWSAQAWKTIRYSLLENNCGSRILVTTRIGTVAKSCSSPCLNLVYELRVLSEDDSKRLFFRRIFGSEDKCPHQLKDIAVEIVRKCGGLPLAIISMASLLTTKSYVRAEWFKVRDSIGSGIEKNSDVEEMNMILSLSYYDLPHHLRTCLLYLSMFPEDYVINRDYLVRRWVAEGFIKANGGRTFEEEGECYFNELINRSMIQPVHTQYDGRVYSCKVHDMILDLIISKATEENFVTIVTDRKQMLVSKDKVHRLSFYNYGQEDVTLYSMVTTHVRSLNIFRYSEQMPPLSNFPALRMLDLDGNNNLESSYLEDIGKLFQLRYLRIRASNISLPDQIGELQFLVILDLLNCIGISKLPASIVILRHLKCLVVHRVELPDGVGNLQALEYMSLVVVDYSTSVSSLQELGTLTKLRTLGLDWRIGDFHKEKLTYADNFVSSLGKLGRSNLQYLTLISPWSLDFLLDSWSPPPHLLQRLGITGWYLSRIPVWMASLADLTYLDIEVKVRQETLQILGNFPALQFLELYSNAADYGDRWLTVSNCGFRCLQKFKFVHWMNLVFEEGAMPMLETLEFQIIAHEARTECGFGPPDLGICHLSSIRNLIINIYCECARIEDVEALEAAIWLAASTLPNHPTLTLHRFREAEMVKNNQGNL, encoded by the exons ATGGAGGGGAATGGCATCATGGTGAGCGCGGCGACCGGGGCGATGAACTCGCTCCTCGCCAAGCTTGCCGCGCTGCTGGAGGAGGACTACCAGATGCACAAGGGGATGAAGCGCGAGATCGCCTTCCTGAAAGATGAGCTGAGCAGCATGAACGCGCTCCTCGAGGGGCTGGCCGACACGGAGGCGACGCTCGATCCGCAGACGAAGGAGTGGAGGAGCCAGGTGAGGGAGATGAGCTATGACATCGAGGACTGCATCGACGAGTACACGCGCCAGCTCCGCCAtgggcggccgcagaggcccggTGGCAATGGCATCATGGGGTTCTTCAGTGGCTATGTGCAGAAGGTGAAGGACCTTGTCGGTCGGCATGAGATTGCCGAGCAGATTCAGGAGCTCAAGGCTCGGATTGTCGAGGCAGGACAGCGGCGAAAGCGGTACAAGCTTGATTCAGCAGTTAACTGTAAAAGTAATCATGTTGTGCCAATTGATCGTCGGTTGCCTGCGCTGTATGCGGAGTTGGATGCTCTCGTTGGTATTGACGGTCCGAGGGATGAGATCATTAAGTCATTGGATGATGGGGAGCAGAGGATGAAGGTAGTTTCAATTGTGGGTTCAGGAGGATTAGGCAAGAGCACTCTTGCTAATCAGGTGTACCAAAAAATCGGGAACCAATTTGATTGCAAAGCTTTTGTGTCACTTTCGCAGCATCCTGTCATGGGAATGATCTTTGAAACCATACTCTACCAAGTCAATGATGAGGTTGGTACAATCAGATCAGGGGATAAGGAGCAGGTCATCAATGAACTGAGGGCTTTCCTGAAGAACAAGAG GTATTTTATTGTGATAGATGACATATGGAGTGCCCAAGCATGGAAGACCATTAGATATTCGTTGCTTGAGAATAATTGTGGCAGTAGAATATTAGTGACAACAAGAATAGGTACTGTTGCAAAGTCATGTTCCTCCCCTTGCCTTAATCTTGTATATGAACTAAGAGTGCTGAGCGAAGATGACTCTAAAAGGTTATTTTTCAGAAGAATTTTTGGTTCTGAAGATAAATGCCCTCATCAATTGAAAGATATTGCAGTTGAAATTGTGAGGAAATGTGGTGGTTTACCATTGGCAATAATTTCTATGGCTAGTTTGTTGACTACTAAATCATATGTAAGAGCAGAGTGGTTCAAGGTGCGGGATTCAATTGGTTCAGGAATTGAGAAAAATTCTGATGTGGAGGAGATGAACATGATATTATCTCTGAGTTATTATGATCTTCCTCATCATTTAAGGACTTGTTTATTGTATCTAAGTATGTTTCCAGAGGATTATGTGATCAACAGGGACTATCTGGTAAGAAGGTGGGTAGCAGAAGGATTCATCAAGGCTAATGGTGGAAGAACTTTTGAGGAAGAaggtgaatgctattttaatgaACTTATAAACAGAAGCATGATCCAACCAGTACATACCCAGTACGATGGTAGAGTTTATTCATGTAAGGTGCATGATATGATACTTGATCTCATTATATCAAAAGCAACTGAAGAAAATTTTGTTACTATCGTTACTGACAGAAAACAAATGTTGGTCTCAAAAGACAAAGTTCACCGACTCTCATTTTACAACTATGGTCAAGAAGATGTGACATTATATTCCATGGTTACTACTCATGTTCGATCCTTGAATATATTTAGATACAGTGAACAAATGCCTCCTCTTTCTAATTTCCCAGCCTTGAGAATGCTGGATCTAGATGGAAATAACAATTTGGAAAGCAGTTATCTTGAGGATATTGGGAAGTTATTTCAGTTGAGGTACCTACGGATTAGAGCAAGTAATATTTCTCTCCCAGATCAAATAGGTGAGCTGCAGTTTTTGGTAATACTGGATCTTCTCAACTGTATTGGTATAAGCAAATTGCCAGCAAGCATCGTGATACTTCGACATTTAAAATGTTTAGTTGTTCATCGTGTTGAGTTGCCAGATGGAGTTGGGAACTTGCAAGCTTTAGAGTATATGTCACTTGTGGTTGTAGACTACAGTACCTCTGTAAGTTCATTACAGGAGCTGGGCACTTTGACCAAATTGAGAACCCTTGGATTGGATTGGCGCATAGGTGATTTCCACAAGGAAAAACTTACATACGCGGATAATTTTGTTTCATCACTTGGAAAACTCGGTAGATCTAACCTACAGTATTTGACTCTCATCAGTCCATGGTCCCTTGATTTTTTATTGGATTCTTGGTCCCCACCTCCTCATCTCCTTCAGAGGTTAGGAATCACAGGTTGGTATCTCAGTAGGATTCCAGTGTGGATGGCCTCACTGGCCGACCTCACGTACCTAGATATCGAGGTTAAAGTCAGACAAGAAACCCTCCAGATCCTTGGGAATTTTCCAGCTTTGCAGTTTCTGGAATTATACTCAAATGCAGCAGACTACGGTGATAGGTGGCTCACTGTCAGCAACTGTGGATTTCGGTGCCTGCAGAAGTTCAAATTTGTCCACTGGATGAATCTTGTGTTTGAGGAAGGAGCCATGCCAATGCTTGAGACTCTTGAATTCCAAATAATAGCACATGAGGCACGGACTGAATGTGGATTTGGTCCTCCTGATCTCGGTATCTGCCACCTCTCTTCCATCAGGAACCTCATCATCAATATATACTGCGAGTGTGCAAGAATTGAAGATGTGGAGGCATTAGAGGCTGCTATCTGGCTTGCAGCCAGTACTCTTCCTAACCATCCTACACTAACTTTACACAGATTTCGTGAAGCAGAGATGGTAAAGAATAACCAGGGTAACCTGTAG